GTTCATTCCAGACAGCACGTACAGCGGCAGCGAGAAGGAGCAGGGCGATGATTGGACCAGGGAAACGGAGGTATGCTAATTTTGAGGTGAACTTTTCTTACTCCCCGAACACCTTAAACCGTTGGATTTCAGACGAAAGTATGAAAGGATAACTGTGTCCCAACGTCCTCTACATACTGATCAACAAACAGTCCGGCCGTTGTCGTGTTTATATAATCTGCAGCAAGTTCTGTCTGTCAGTTTCCATTCTCacagttgataaaaaaaaaattaaaaaaagaaacttcagcCTTAACTTTTAATGATGCTGACTCAGAAATTAAGTTCTGGTTTACAAACAATCCTCAATATTCTGAATCGTAgaatattcagtgtttctgcctctGTAAACGCAGACATTCAGGTACTCTGCTGTTATCTGGCCACAGCATCTCCTGAAAGACATGCAGACCAGTTGTCTGGTATCCGGTTTGCTGATGTGACAACAGATGAGACCTTTTCTTGGTTTTTGGCAGGAGAAATACGTACAGACCGTGACTGAGCAGAGTGTTACCGATGGTTTTGACTCAGTCATGTAGTTAGCAGGAGGTGCTGGTGTCAGTGCAGGACTGCCCCGTGTATGTCATGGTGGATACAAAGTGCTGTTATTGTGGAAATTAGAGGCGGTGTCATAGGAGCAATGCTTTCTCAACAACTTCTCCGGCTTGTTGGTCGAGCAGTATGATTCTCGCTTCATGTGTgagaggtcctgggttcaattcCCAAATGAGCCTCTTGAATTTTCAATTACTTCAACaataaatcaagaaaataaTCTTCCTTGAACTGAGGGGAAGATTTCTAACAGGTGCCTTGCTCCATATATGGATTGTTTTTCAGTAGAAGCTGGCAGGTGGATTTCTGACCGCCACTCTGATATGATCTCTTATCAGAGGAGAACCGCGGTTGATTTGCACTGTAGAACACTGGCTATTTGTCTGCATGACTAGAAACAAGGTATTTGTGCAAGTGAAGGCAGCGTGGACTGTGATGTTTAATTTCAAGTAATGTGACTTGAACTGAGATTTAACAATAAGTGAAAAATTGCTCTGATTTGGTTCTTGTAGcgcatgtttttcatttctgtgttcTCTTTCTGCACTCAGGCGGTCGCCgcgttgcagcagcagcagcagccgcctgtgcagcctgcagcgccccctgtggcCTTGGAGACTCACCCCATGAATTTAGCATCTCCCGCGTCGCCCACTGACCCCCTGGTCAGGAAGCAGGTGGTGCAGGACTTGATGGCACAGATGCAGGGAACGTATAATTTTATGCAGGTGAGGCGTTACAGCTCCAAGCCCTCCCGTTTGCCGCAGATGTTGTCGCACAGTACCGatcacttcactttttttttttttttttccaggactccATGTTGGAGTTCGATGGACAGCCCATTGATCCGGCCATCGTGTCGGCGCAGCCCATGAAACCCGCTCAGAACATGGACGTACCGCAGATGGTGTGTCCTCCAGGTATGTTACATCAAAAGTGCACTCGACAGAGTTACGTCTGTCAGTGCACGCCGCGGTTAACTGACCCACTTTGTTCAAATAGTTCCAGTTCACCCTGAATCCCGGTTATCACAACCCACCTCCGTTCCTGTCCAGCCTGAGCCCACACAAGTGAGTGCAGCATAGAGACAAACTTAATTCAGGCCGAGTTTCTCTGGTTGTGTTTAATTATTGCTCTCACCCATTTTCAGGTCCCCATCGTCTCCCCAACACCGCCCCCGATGTATCAGACTTCACACACGCCAGACCCCCGACCCTCAACAGAATCCATCGACCCCATCCAGGTAAAACACGCCGCAgctcaggaaaacaacaacttgTATTCAAAAGGTCTTTCACCCTGTTTTTACTGCCTGCCGGTAATCCATTTCAGTACACAACACGTTGTGTTAGTCTGGTAGAGTGCGTCTTAAAtcgcatcctcctcctcctctgtagCAGACGTCAATGTCCTTATCGACGGAGCAGCCGCCGCCTTCTGCAGccctcccccccgcctcccAGACGCAGGTTTTCCAGCCCGTTTCCAAAGCTCCTCACAGCGGCGGCATCAACGTCAACGCAGCACCATTCCAGTCGATGCAGACAGTAAGGCCCTCACTCATTACATCCACAGTTACAGCTCAGTGTTATGAAACAAGACCGTGTTCTTTCTGATCAAATACACAACATATAAAAAGTAAGGCTGTCCAAACAAATGCCTAAATATCttgttcatgaaaaaaattcacataAAAATAGCAGGAGTGCATCGAGTGGAAAATATCCAACGTTTGATTAAGTCAGACCAAAATAACGGCAGACTTTCtcactgatgtaacttcagctgaatttAATAAGTGAGTGAATTATTAGACTCGCAGCGCTGACCGGTCAGCTCATGTGTCACAGCAGCGATGTGGGAGGCTGCTAAAAGAACCACCAGAGGCCTCGTATCAAGTAACCacttatttctttattattatcatcatcattattattgttgttgttctgagCTGTAGTATCAGGGTGGTGTTGGTGCTCGGGGCTTTCATTGGCCTTGCCGGATGCCAACAGATCTGCCcacacaaactgcacaaaagAGCACGACAGGTTTATgaaagctataaaaaaaaagacaagtggaTCGCTACGAACTGCAGGCCAACATGAGCGTTTGCTACTGAAAATGgattattttgaattttaaggTGAGCTTCTTAAGAATTACATTAGCTGCTGTTCATCAAGTGATGTGAAAGTAaccttcagaataaaatgaCTGCATTACAGAATAACTTTTGCATATAACTATGTGATTGATTATAAAATAGCCATGTCATCAGTTTGGTGCGTTTCATCACACCATCAGACAGCTCCATACTTCAATTTTGAAAAATCCGCATTTAATAGATTGAAGTGCTGTAAAGCATCTTTAAGCAAAGCTGTTGAAATGTTTACAGATCAGGTTGTGGTAtatgtttcaaaacaaaaaaattaagtcCCTGCTTGAGATTCAGATGACAgctctgtctgtttctctctctctgcctgctcttGTCTTTGCTTGGTAGCCACACACaatgttttcttcatatttttcatgtaaacatgacTCAAAAACAATCTGCCAGTCCTGATGCTGATGTGTTTTCCAGCCTGCATCTGTGAAGCATTGCGTGCGCTGGTCTGGAGTGCTGTAGCATCGAGAGCTGTCATGCAGCTCTGCAGATGTTGTGCTGCATCCTGGACCGGGATCAAAGCCCGTCATGCAGATGAATCTAGCCGTTTGCCTCCCTGCCAGAGTCCAGACTAGATTGACTGATTAGAAGCTTCTTGTTTAGACCTGAAGTGCTCTGGCATCAGATGGCATTTATCTGGGCACGAAGTGGAAGAATCCAGAGAATAGTGGGTGAAAGACGTCGCCTAATGAGCCCGTGACCTTTCCTCCACTTTCAGCTTCACCACAATGCGGCCTTTGTTCGTCCCTCAGGTGTTCAACCTTAATGCCCCCGTCCCACCGGCTAATGAGCCCGAGGCTTTGAACCAGGCCAGCCAGTACCAAAACAGCTACAACCAGGCCTTCAGCAGCCCGTCGCAGCATCCCGTGGAGCAGCCGGAGCTGCCgtcagagcagctgcagtctggtgggcatcacaggacacactgtGTCCACGTCCCCTCCCTTTGATGTTCTCTCGTTTTAAGGCCTGGAAATTGACTGGAGTGTGTTTTGGGCTATCTAATCCTGTGTCTTTTAGTCGTCGGTGCCTTCCATTCGCAAGAGCAGTCAGGAGGCCATCAGCAGGCCTCCCAGCAGGGCCCGGGCTTCGGCAGGCAAGCTCAGTCCTTCTACAACAGCAGAGGCATGTCTCGAGGCGGACCGCGCAACGCCAGGGGAATAATGAACGGTTACAGAGGCTCGTCCAACGGATTCAGAGGTACGTGACGGTTTGAAGGTTTTAGCTTAAATTTTTattcagataaaacaaaaactctTGACAGAAGATGTGGAAGTGTTTGATTTTCAATATCTGGTACATGAATTGACTGCAAAACTGCAACTAAGCATTTTATGACTGTTATAGAGAATCAGTCAAAGTCCagttaacattttcaaaaatattaaacTGTAAAATGTACACTGTGGCATTAATTGTCTGCTCTTTACTGGATCtacagttgtttttgttttttaatgctgacAGCTTTCACTGCTTCGAGCAGTCGCTTGTTCTTCTCTCATTTCTTACTTCACTGACAGACACTATAATTTGGTCTCTCAGGACAATGCGAGTTGCTGATTAACTGCTGCCACCAGCAGTTAGTGATTTCAGTACCGTGTAAAAGTGAGCGACGAACAACTCCAGCATTTTGAAACGAGTACAGAGTGTAGCGGTGTTAACAAACACGCTGTCTGATTGAATATCCTTCAACATTTCATGATATGATGTTTTCTTTAactggtgtttgtttgtttttcctttttatttgagTTTCTGTCTCCATCTGCTGTAAACTTCAGTCAAAAATCTCCTTTACAGCTTCAATATCTATCAATGAACAGAACTTATTAGAGTCTAGAAATAAATGAAGACCCTGAAAATAGTGATAATTTAGTGTCAATAATAAAGTGGGTTTAGTTTTCCTTCATGCAGACAGTagctgtgtgtgtataaagGAAGAGGCGGGTGTCTCGACAAAGAAGCAGCCTATTACCTAATTTTAAGACTTGCTCCATGTACCATGGATTTTGACGCTCAGTGGTTTAGTTTTGAAAGCTGTAGTCTAGCACGTCTTGATATTTCTACATGAGTTCCATGTTTGTACGAGTCTTGAGTTAAATTTGTTGTCCTGATTCTCTTTAGGTGGCTATGATGGCTATCGACCCCCCTTTGCCAACACTCCAAACTCTGGGTATGGACAGACTCAGTTCAGCACGCCTCGGGATTACTCCAACGGGAATTATCAGAGGGTAAGGGAGAAACACTCACTGAGCTCTCTGACTTTGTTGATCGGGTCTTTGCAGTGTGTTTGGgtgatttataaaaaaaaaaaaaaatctgttttcctttatttcatcTATGAAGGATGGTTACCAACAAAACTACAAGCGTGGAGCCGGCCAGGGACCGAGAGGAGTTTCGAGAGGCAGCACTCAAGCGATGCGATCTTGAGAAGGCCTTTCATGATGACGACTGTGACTGATTTAATTTTGCACCACACTGAAAACTCAAATTCAAAAACGCATTTTCCCCAGCTCACTCACGCTCTCTTTTATTTGTTCTTCATCAGTGGTACTTCTCCTGTCTCTCGATCAAAGTAATGCCTGCTTTGATATTTGGAAATGTTGAAACATTAAAAGTTCAAAACACAAGCAAAGCTGTAAATCCAATCATTGATTTACAAGGAGCCCTGTGTTTCAATACTCCTGTAAACTTGAAAGATTTCAtaagttatttttttgtatggaaaaaaatgcacctGCCACTGCTGGTCCAATCCTTGGGAGTTTTACCCcctttctcagtttttttctgtcattttggtTCAAACAATCGTTTTCGGTTCACTGAGCTCCAGTTTTCTTGTTTGTAAATTGATGTTGCTTCGAAAGTTTCAGTAAAGTTGTGTTGCATACCTGTGCTTCAGCTCTGAGTTGTTTTTGCGACACATTTACTTTGAAGTCACTCACTGGGTCACTGGCTCAGCCGCCCTGAGCAGCTGTAGGCCGGGTGTGAGCATTTTGGTTTtgcatttcttgtgttttttttaaacgcatCTCTATGGATGTCTCTTGTTTTCAGCGAATAAATGCAATCATCCGTCTCTGTCTGCTATACTACTTTAGTAACACTTCACTGCTGTGTGTCAGTCAGCTTCCTTCCACTGTTAGCCGAGGTCAACTGAGGTATTACTGACAGTTTAGGATTACTAGTTAACCTCACATTAaggttttggactgtgggaagtgATTCAAGTAcctgggtgggggggtgggacACCAAGACCTGCACAATGCAGTATGTGTAAAGGCAGACAGAAAAGCCTGGAGCCTCGTGATGGGAGCAGAGTATTACAATtaggcaggttttttttttctttatggttGAAACATCCTCCATATGATTCCAACCATTAGGGGTCACTTTCTGACAAGGTTCAGTGAAGAGGTGCAAAGTCTCACCAGCCAGAAAAACACGTGTTCTATCCGAATGTCAAACAGCACCACCTCGTGTCCAGTCATTCCAACTACATTGAACTGGGCGGTAAAACAGTTAgtcacacttttatttattttaaatgttaacgCTTTCATTAAACATTATTTTTGACCACCttgttgctgcagtgtttttctggcCTTAATAATGCTTTTGGTAAATTCACAAAATAGATTTTTCAAGTCATTTTTCAGATGCGTCGCACAGTAGTGACGTCACGGAGGGGTCCTCCATGAACTGCAGTCTCCACGTGAGCGTATCAACAGCGTGATGGCTGCGGTGTAAACTCATCTGAGCCCAGTTCGTGAGATTTTTTTGCAGAAACTTTGAACCGAGACCTCTGACAGTCGTGGAATCAGTAACGGAACACGATGGCTACCGTGCGCAAGAAAGTCGACAACCGGATCCGAGTCCAGATCGAGAATGGAGTCGCTCTGAAGCATCGCTCCATGTTTGTGGTGGTGGGAGATCGCGGGAGAGACCAGGTaatttgtctctctgtgctgatgCAGAGCATTATGGTCAGTGTTGGGTCGTCTCTGCATTCAGACGTGTCGCCCTGTGTGTGCTGAAGGTGGTCATCCTGCATCACATGCTGTCTAAAGCCGCCGTGAAGGCGAGACCCTCTGTGCTGTGGTGCTACAAGAAAGACCTGGGATTCAGCAGGTGAGCCGAAAACATGTCACATCCATACGACCCGAAGCACGGTTTATAATATGTACTTATAGTGTAAGTAGATCTATTCTTCCCTCTCTCATTtcgtttgtttttaattgacaGCCTCAGACATGTCTCCTAGGTCATCTGATCAATCATCAATgttatattaataataataataataataatacatagTGCCTTACAGGACAGCTTGGATCACTCTACACAGTGTACATGATAAAATAGTGGAATTAGGTGGGATTTAGTGTCAGGGATTAAGGTTACAGATGTTGGGTGGTAGTGAGTTCACTGCCAATTTTTTGTCTAATATTGTTTACTTGATGTGTAGAGGGCATGGACTACACTGATCGGattgtcctgcatgttttagctgttttagtttaaaaaaacaaaaaaaaaaaactgtttcttgAGAAGCACATCTCTGTGAATATCACATtcccaaaatacaaaaaggagaaaatccAGATATTTGTGTCAGAagtgagattaattaattaacagGAGTTACCACCCCAAAGTTTTGAATTGTTTGTCAAGAAAAGTGGAAAAGCTGTCAAATGTGTTTGAAACAGCAATCGAAAGAAGCGcatgaagcagctccagaagaAAATCAAGACGGGAACGCTAAATCTCAATCAGGACGACCCATTCGAACTTTTTGTGGCAGCAACTAACATCCGCTACTGTTACTACAACGAGACGCACAAGATCCTGGGAAACACGTTCGGCATGTGTGTCTTACAGGTGAGTCTTCAGTCTGATTAATGCTTACTGGGGATtgtaaatgtagtttttaagctcttttttctgttgctcGATGTGTCACTCAGGACTTCGAAGCGCTCACTCCAAACCTTTTGGCGAGAACCGTTGAAACGGTGGAAGGAGGAGGCATCGTGGTCATTCTGCTGAGAACCATGAACTCTCTGAAGCAGCTGTACACCATGACCATGGTGAGCTGTTCTTCCACTGTTCATCCACACGTCGGGTCGGCCCATCAGTGACGTGACCTTTGACCGGTTTTCTTCCAGGACGTGCACTCTCGCTACAGGACGGAGGCTCATCAGGATGTGGTTGGACGCTTTAATGAGAGGTGAGGCTTCCTGACAATATTTGACCAATGGAATGAaaattttattgtgttttttcctcttatttatGAATTAATTTGTTTGCAGGTTCATTCTGTCTCTGGCGTCGTGCAAAAACTGTGTGGTTATTGACGACCAGCTGAACATCCTGCCGCTCTCCAGCAACATGGCAAACATCAAGCCGGTGCCCCCCAAGACTCAGGTAACCTGCCTCACACTGGAAGCGCTTTTATCAGTTGACTCAGTTTTGTGATTGAATATTAGTTTGCATGAAATATCAAGCAAAGTCAAGAGAATTTATTTGAAGAGGCTTttagttgaaaacaaaaaaaattcaaacctTACTGTTTACAGATGACAATTTAGGTTCTGAGtaaaattgaatgtttttttttttttttccacttttcggATATTTTACAgccaaagaaaaaataaaaacctgaaaaaataaaatctgaaaaaaataaataaataaaataaaacagaatctgaaaatgttaaaatatttaaacaaaTTATGATTGGCCTCTTTTAACAAAGgtctttttttatcatgattCTCATCTCTAAAGAGGAATGATTTTTTCTGGATATGGTCTGATGGGTGGTGGGTACATATTCTCAGCTTGTCTGTTGGCTCATTcgtttcctctttttctctcgcCCTCCCCCTCCATGCCTCCAGGAGGACGGCTTGTCTCCTCGGGAGCAGGAGCTGAAGGATTTGAAGGAGTCCCTTCAGGACACCCAGCCTGTGGGGGTGTTGGTGGACTGCTGCAGGACCATGGATCAGGTCCGGGTCTTTCAGATCATACAGACACTCTGCGCTGACCCCTGCTAGCTCTCATTTTAAACTGCGCTGTTGTCCTGCAGGCGAAGGCCGTGTTGAAGTTCATTGAAGCGATTTCAGAGAAGACCCTGAGGAGCACGGTCGCTCTGACCGCCGCCCGCGGTCGAGGAAAGTCTGCTGCTCTTGGCCTGGCGGTCGCTGGAGCTGTGGCTTTTGGGTAAAAGCTGGTTTTATACACCATAAATCATCTGGTTTAAGCCTTTTCTGCTGTCATCTCCAtagtctgatgtgttttttgtaGTTACTCCAACATCTTTGTAACCTCGCCGAGTCCAGACAACCTTCACACCATGTTCGAGTTCATCTTCAAAGGCTTTGACTCCCTGGACTACCAGGTAGGCCGTGTCGGCCTCTCGCCCTCGCCGCTGGCAGCATGTCCGTGCACTTCATCCTCCTGTCTGTGTTCTTAGGAGCACCTGGACTACGAGATCATCCAGTCTTTGAATCCAGAGTTCAACAAAGCTGTGGTGCGGGTGAACATCTTCAAAGAGCACCGGCAGACCATCCAGGTGCTCCATTCCCTCCGCATCTTTTCCAGTGAGTAAATGAAGGACGGAACGTGttggtctgacctctgacctctgtgtgaCTGCGACCGGCAGTACATCCACCCAGGCGACGCCGTCAAGCTGGGACAGGCCGAGCTGCTGGTGATCGACGAGGCCGCCGccattcctcttcctctggtgaAGAACCTGCTGGGGCCGTACCTGGTCTTTATGGCCTCCACCATCAACGGGTCAGTAAGAAGACACGATGGCCGTTTGATCTGATACTGAATCGATTGTCGAGAAACGCGGGATGACTAGAAAATCTTACTGAAAATGTTCCATTAACGCACTAGTTGTGTGATCAGTGGTTTGAGAATAAAGCTGTTTGCATCCTGCTTTGCTTTTCCTCTTCTCCGCAGCTACGAAGGAACCGGACGCTCGCTATCCCTCAAACTGATCCAGCAGCTGCGGCAGCAGAGTGCCGACAGTCAGCAGAGCCTGTCAGCGGAGAACAAAACCACCAACACCGCCCGGCTGGCGGcaggtgtgtgtcctctgcCTCACTTGTATTGTGTGTGTCCAGCGTGTCTCTGCGGTCTGACCGTCCCTCCTCCCGCAGCTCGCTCCCTCCACGAGGTTTCCCTGCACGAGTCCATCCGGTACGCCCCGGGAGACGCGGTGGAGAAGTGGCTGAATGAGCTGCTGTGTCTGGACTGTCTCAGCATTCCCAGGCTGGTTTCTGGCTGCCCGCTGCCGCAGACGTGCGACCTGTATCCTTCGTTTAATTTAACACATTAAGATCAGCTTGTTATCGTGGCATCTGCTGTGTTCAGTGTGACTTCTTGGTTGTGAATACGGATATGTCGTCTTTAACTGGCGCCCTTCAGATATTACGTGAACAGAGACACGCTGTTCTGCTACCACAAAGCTTCAGAGGCGTTCCTGCAGCGCCTCATGGCTCTCTATGTGGCGTCGCACTACAAGGTGAGATTCACTCCATCTGCTTCTGCTTCGTCTTCCCGTCGGTCTGCTTTCTTTACTGactccatgtttgtttgtttttctggctcCAGAATTCGCCCAACGACCTTCAGATGCTGTCCGACGCTCCGGCCCATCACCTCTTCTGCCTCCTGCCGCCCGTTCCCCCCACACAGAACTCGCTGCCCGAGGTCCTCGCCGTGATTCAGGTAATCTAATTTGCTCCATCGCTGAGGAGTTTGACATTATATGTAACTTATATTCCATATTAGGTTGTATTTATGGTTTTACGGGTCCTCAGGTGTGTCTTGAGGGTGAAATATCAAGACAATCCATCCTGAACAGCCTGTCCAGAGGGAAGAAGGCGTCAGGTGATCTGATTCCCTGGACCGTGTCAGAACAGGTATTGAACCGTCACACACActgggacagaaaaaaaagcagctcttCATGCTTTACTGGGTGATGATCAATCCTGCTTTCATCACAGTTTCAAGACCCAGAGTTCGGAGGCCTTTCTGGAGGCAGGGTGGTGCGAATAGCCGTCAATCCGGACTACCAGGGGGTAAGAACAGGAGGCTTTTCCCTCCATGTTTCTGAATTACGTGACATATTAAATACAGTGTAGCCAGTGCCTGCTCTACGTTGTGGTTCAGCTTAAAATACATCTGATGTCTATTTATCATCTGAACTCCGCTGCTCTTTCCCGAGCCTTGACTCTGAATGCGTCCCACAGATGGGTTACGGCTCCCgagctctccagctgctgcagatgtaCTACGAGGGCAAGTTTCCCGCCACGGACGAGAGCACAGGCTCAACCCAGCAGGAGATCACCTCTGTCAGCAGTGAGGTGAGACATCACAGCGTTTAACGTCTGAGACGCATTATTTCCTCTCTTGAGCTCCAGATAGAACAAAAACTGTGACACTGACTGAATTTCCCGCGCAGGCCGTcattctgctggaggaggtgatcaCTCCTCGCAAAgagcttcctcctctgctgctgaagctgagcgAGCGGAGAGCAGAGAGGCTGGACTATTTAGGAGTCTCCTACGGCCTCACGCCACCGCTCCTCAGGTCAGATGAGCACAAAGAAGGATGAGGAAGTCGGTTTCAAAtctcaaatattaaaaatggtTTCCATCTCTACAGGTTCTGGAAGAAAGCCGGATTCACTCCAGTCTACTTGAGACAGACTCCTGTAAGTACATATTGAGTTTCTGTTCGTCCTGTGCTGCAGTCTGGCTGTAACTCGGTGTGGTTGTACCTAGAACGACCTGACGGGGGAGCACTCCTGCGTGAtgctgaaggagctgaatgCGGATGAAGGGTCGGAGCAG
Above is a window of Salarias fasciatus chromosome 7, fSalaFa1.1, whole genome shotgun sequence DNA encoding:
- the LOC115391991 gene encoding caprin-1-like isoform X7; amino-acid sequence: MPSAMNANSTVQSASPDVGSAPGSVGNFALGGQSDVLKQVLCVIDKKVRNMEKKKSKLDDYQVKKDKGEGLNQDQLEALSKYQEVMNNLEFARELQKTFIALGQDIQKVVKKSARREQLQREEAEQRRLKTVLELQFLLDRLGEDTVRQDLKQGVSGSPLLTDEDLVAFDEFYKLVGPDRDQNIRLADQYEEASVHLWDLLEGKDKAVVGTTYKALRETLDQVLLSGYFDRIPSHQNGVCEDEEEEEPVAAAAAAAVTESSEAEEQTVDPETEIIEEFTEPISVETTEFVNRQFIPDSTYSGSEKEQGDDWTRETEAVAALQQQQQPPVQPAAPPVALETHPMNLASPASPTDPLVRKQVVQDLMAQMQGTYNFMQDSMLEFDGQPIDPAIVSAQPMKPAQNMDVPQMVCPPVHPESRLSQPTSVPVQPEPTQVPIVSPTPPPMYQTSHTPDPRPSTESIDPIQTSMSLSTEQPPPSAALPPASQTQVFQPVSKAPHSGGINVNAAPFQSMQTVFNLNAPVPPANEPEALNQASQYQNSYNQAFSSPSQHPVEQPELPSEQLQSVVGAFHSQEQSGGHQQASQQGPGFGRQAQSFYNSRGMSRGGPRNARGIMNGYRGSSNGFRGGYDGYRPPFANTPNSGYGQTQFSTPRDYSNGNYQRDGYQQNYKRGAGQGPRGVSRGSTQAMRS
- the LOC115391991 gene encoding caprin-1-like isoform X2, whose amino-acid sequence is MPSAMNANSTVQSASPDVGSAPGSVGNFALGGQSDVLKQVLCVIDKKVRNMEKKKSKLDDYQVKKDKGEGLNQDQLEALSKYQEVMNNLEFARELQKTFIALGQDIQKVVKKSARREQLQREEAEQRRLKTVLELQFLLDRLGEDTVRQDLKQGVSGSPLLTDEDLVAFDEFYKLVGPDRDQNIRLADQYEEASVHLWDLLEGKDKAVVGTTYKALRETLDQVLLSGYFDRIPSHQNGVCEDEEEEEPVAAAAAAAVTESSEAEEQTVDPGSETEIIEEFTEPISVETTEFVNRQFIPDSTYSGSEKEQGDDWTRETEAVAALQQQQQPPVQPAAPPVALETHPMNLASPASPTDPLVRKQVVQDLMAQMQGTYNFMQDSMLEFDGQPIDPAIVSAQPMKPAQNMDVPQMVCPPVPVHPESRLSQPTSVPVQPEPTQVPIVSPTPPPMYQTSHTPDPRPSTESIDPIQTSMSLSTEQPPPSAALPPASQTQVFQPVSKAPHSGGINVNAAPFQSMQTVFNLNAPVPPANEPEALNQASQYQNSYNQAFSSPSQHPVEQPELPSEQLQSVVGAFHSQEQSGGHQQASQQGPGFGRQAQSFYNSRGMSRGGPRNARGIMNGYRGSSNGFRGGYDGYRPPFANTPNSGYGQTQFSTPRDYSNGNYQRDGYQQNYKRGAGQGPRGVSRGSTQAMRS
- the LOC115391991 gene encoding caprin-1-like isoform X5, whose translation is MPSAMNANSTVQSASPDVGSAPGSVGNFALGGQSDVLKQVLCVIDKKVRNMEKKKSKLDDYQVKKDKGEGLNQDQLEALSKYQEVMNNLEFARELQKTFIALGQDIQKVVKKSARREQLQREEAEQRRLKTVLELQFLLDRLGEDTVRQDLKQGVSGSPLLTDEDLVAFDEFYKLVGPDRDQNIRLADQYEEASVHLWDLLEGKDKAVVGTTYKALRETLDQVLLSGYFDRIPSHQNGVCEDEEEEEPVAAAAAAAVTESSEAEEQTVDPGSETEIIEEFTEPISVETTEFVNRQFIPDSTYSGSEKEQGDDWTRETEAVAALQQQQQPPVQPAAPPVALETHPMNLASPASPTDPLVRKQVVQDLMAQMQGTYNFMQDSMLEFDGQPIDPAIVSAQPMKPAQNMDVPQMVCPPVHPESRLSQPTSVPVQPEPTQVPIVSPTPPPMYQTSHTPDPRPSTESIDPIQTSMSLSTEQPPPSAALPPASQTQVFQPVSKAPHSGGINVNAAPFQSMQTVFNLNAPVPPANEPEALNQASQYQNSYNQAFSSPSQHPVEQPELPSEQLQSVVGAFHSQEQSGGHQQASQQGPGFGRQAQSFYNSRGMSRGGPRNARGIMNGYRGSSNGFRGGYDGYRPPFANTPNSGYGQTQFSTPRDYSNGNYQRDGYQQNYKRGAGQGPRGVSRGSTQAMRS
- the LOC115391991 gene encoding caprin-1-like isoform X6, producing the protein MPSAMNANSTVQSASPDVGSAPGSVGNFALGGQSDVLKQVLCVIDKKVRNMEKKKSKLDDYQVKKDKGEGLNQDQLEALSKYQEVMNNLEFARELQKTFIALGQDIQKVVKKSARREQLQREEAEQRRLKTVLELQFLLDRLGEDTVRQDLKQGVSGSPLLTDEDLVAFDEFYKLVGPDRDQNIRLADQYEEASVHLWDLLEGKDKAVVGTTYKALRETLDQVLLSGYFDRIPSHQNGVCEDEEEEEPVAAAAAAAVTESSEAEEQTVDPETEIIEEFTEPISVETTEFVNRQFIPDSTYSGSEKEQGDDWTRETEAVAALQQQQQPPVQPAAPPVALETHPMNLASPASPTDPLVRKQVVQDLMAQMQGTYNFMQDSMLEFDGQPIDPAIVSAQPMKPAQNMDVPQMVCPPVHPESRLSQPTSVPVQPEPTQVPIVSPTPPPMYQTSHTPDPRPSTESIDPIQQTSMSLSTEQPPPSAALPPASQTQVFQPVSKAPHSGGINVNAAPFQSMQTVFNLNAPVPPANEPEALNQASQYQNSYNQAFSSPSQHPVEQPELPSEQLQSVVGAFHSQEQSGGHQQASQQGPGFGRQAQSFYNSRGMSRGGPRNARGIMNGYRGSSNGFRGGYDGYRPPFANTPNSGYGQTQFSTPRDYSNGNYQRDGYQQNYKRGAGQGPRGVSRGSTQAMRS
- the LOC115391991 gene encoding caprin-1-like isoform X1, which translates into the protein MPSAMNANSTVQSASPDVGSAPGSVGNFALGGQSDVLKQVLCVIDKKVRNMEKKKSKLDDYQVKKDKGEGLNQDQLEALSKYQEVMNNLEFARELQKTFIALGQDIQKVVKKSARREQLQREEAEQRRLKTVLELQFLLDRLGEDTVRQDLKQGVSGSPLLTDEDLVAFDEFYKLVGPDRDQNIRLADQYEEASVHLWDLLEGKDKAVVGTTYKALRETLDQVLLSGYFDRIPSHQNGVCEDEEEEEPVAAAAAAAVTESSEAEEQTVDPGSETEIIEEFTEPISVETTEFVNRQFIPDSTYSGSEKEQGDDWTRETEAVAALQQQQQPPVQPAAPPVALETHPMNLASPASPTDPLVRKQVVQDLMAQMQGTYNFMQDSMLEFDGQPIDPAIVSAQPMKPAQNMDVPQMVCPPVPVHPESRLSQPTSVPVQPEPTQVPIVSPTPPPMYQTSHTPDPRPSTESIDPIQQTSMSLSTEQPPPSAALPPASQTQVFQPVSKAPHSGGINVNAAPFQSMQTVFNLNAPVPPANEPEALNQASQYQNSYNQAFSSPSQHPVEQPELPSEQLQSVVGAFHSQEQSGGHQQASQQGPGFGRQAQSFYNSRGMSRGGPRNARGIMNGYRGSSNGFRGGYDGYRPPFANTPNSGYGQTQFSTPRDYSNGNYQRDGYQQNYKRGAGQGPRGVSRGSTQAMRS